The Gemmatimonadaceae bacterium genome contains a region encoding:
- the rpsM gene encoding 30S ribosomal protein S13 has translation MARIAGVDLPREKKIEIGLTYIFGIGRATARRIVEETGINADQRVRDLNDADTNRLRQAIEKDFRVEGALRTEVAMNIKRLMDIGSYRGNRHRRGLPVRGQRTHTNARTKKGPRRAIAGKKKVTK, from the coding sequence ATGGCACGTATCGCCGGCGTGGATCTTCCACGCGAGAAGAAAATTGAAATCGGGCTCACGTATATCTTTGGTATCGGCCGCGCGACCGCGCGCCGTATCGTTGAAGAGACGGGGATTAACGCCGACCAGCGTGTCCGCGATCTGAATGATGCCGACACTAACCGCCTTCGCCAGGCGATCGAGAAGGACTTCCGCGTAGAAGGCGCCCTTCGCACTGAAGTCGCAATGAACATCAAGCGACTCATGGACATTGGCTCGTACCGCGGTAATCGTCATCGCCGAGGGCTGCCAGTGCGCGGCCAGCGCACTCACACGAACGCCCGCACCAAGAAGGGGCCGCGCCGCGCGATCGCGGGAAAGAAGAAGGTTACGAAGTAA
- the rpsK gene encoding 30S ribosomal protein S11, with amino-acid sequence MATGKKTKRIIEAEGVAHVSATFNNTTITITDAHGNTISWGSSGKAGFKGSKKSTPFAATVAGEQAGREAVTLGVRRVHVRVQGPGSGRESAIQALVAAGLQVKSIKDVTPIPHNGCRPPKRRRV; translated from the coding sequence ATGGCTACTGGAAAGAAGACCAAACGGATCATCGAGGCGGAAGGCGTTGCGCATGTCAGCGCAACGTTCAACAACACGACGATCACCATTACGGACGCCCACGGAAATACGATTTCCTGGGGCTCATCGGGCAAGGCCGGCTTCAAAGGCTCGAAGAAATCGACTCCTTTTGCCGCCACCGTCGCCGGAGAGCAGGCCGGGCGCGAAGCCGTGACACTCGGCGTCCGCCGCGTGCACGTTCGCGTGCAGGGGCCGGGCTCCGGGCGCGAGTCAGCGATTCAGGCGCTCGTAGCTGCAGGGCTCCAGGTGAAGTCGATCAAGGATGTCACGCCTATTCCGCACAACGGCTGTCGTCCCCCCAAGCGTCGGAGGGTCTGA
- the rpsD gene encoding 30S ribosomal protein S4 encodes MRYTGPSCRQCRREGTKLFLKGTKCFTEKCPVERRPSPPGQHGASTARRRKMSEYSKQLREKQKIKRIYGVSEKQFRNTFERVATLPGITGHNLLAALESRLDNVVYRMGFAASRKAARQLIRHRHVEINQRPVDVPSFVVAPGEEIRVRMKSREQASVMVAMDQSTRGAPLTWIAVDRDTFSGRMLERPTRPNIPIAAQEQLVVELYSK; translated from the coding sequence ATGCGTTACACAGGCCCTAGCTGCAGACAGTGCCGGCGGGAAGGAACCAAGCTATTTCTCAAGGGCACCAAGTGTTTCACCGAGAAGTGCCCGGTCGAGCGTCGTCCCAGTCCGCCCGGTCAGCACGGGGCGAGCACCGCGCGCCGCCGCAAGATGTCAGAGTACTCCAAACAGCTTCGCGAAAAGCAGAAGATCAAGCGAATCTACGGCGTCAGCGAGAAGCAGTTCCGTAACACGTTCGAACGCGTTGCAACTCTTCCCGGAATAACTGGACACAACCTTCTGGCCGCGCTCGAGAGCCGTCTTGACAACGTTGTCTATCGCATGGGGTTTGCAGCCAGCCGGAAGGCCGCCCGGCAGCTCATCCGGCACCGGCACGTCGAGATCAATCAGAGGCCGGTCGACGTTCCCAGCTTTGTCGTTGCGCCGGGTGAAGAAATCCGGGTTCGGATGAAGTCCCGCGAGCAGGCCTCGGTAATGGTCGCCATGGATCAATCGACACGCGGCGCGCCGCTGACGTGGATTGCCGTCGACCGTGACACTTTCAGCGGTCGCATGCTCGAGCGCCCGACGCGGCCCAATATCCCGATCGCTGCCCAGGAGCAACTGGTCGTCGAGCTTTACTCGAAGTAG